The DNA region CATTCCTGCTCctaacatttgttttgtttttttcctcctgtgtatctttcttttccagtatcTGTCTTTGCTCCCCTCACACCCAGTAATATAACTgacactgaaacaaaaatttgTTCATCACCATCAGTGAGTTTTGAAGCAAGTCCCCAgagatttttaagcaaaattggGGAAGTTCATGCCTTTCCAAGCTGTTTTTTCAGGCTCTCAGTCTCAAAAAAGCATTATGATGGGCTATACTGTTCATGTCTGGATGCCTCTCATAATCACAATGGGTGGAGAACTTTTTGGTAGTAAGTAAAAAGTTTCTGTAGAATATGAATGTAGGGTTCTGCTAGAAAATCTGCTTGATCTGAGGTGAGGCCATGCTGAGTATATTCTCCTTGGTTTCTTCACTAAGTATAATAATAAATGGGATATCAGAAGAAATCAGAATCTCTTACAATACAAATGCCCAATTATTGTAGCAGGGTTTTTTCCTCACTGTATGTAATTATTTCTTAGGGTTCCATTGCATTTAAGTGTCTTCTTACTGAGAATTAATAAACACCTTGATTGGTGCTCTGGCAAAATTTGTTTTGTAACTGTTTTGTATTGCTTTAAAAGAAGGATTCCAGATAAATTATATGATGTTTCATAAAGAGGTCACTGACTTTTGAAAGATTTCAGTGCTGCCTACCTACTTACCTGATTGGCCTTTCTTTTTAAGTATTCATTAAAATACCATAGTCAAAGTAACCAGGGAattgataaaaaaaaagaaaaagaaaaagtctgttgCAATACCCACATAATCAATTACAGCATTTGGAACATAGCAGAGCTAAAAGGGAATTCTAACTACATCCTACAGTAGGTCATCCATCAAAATCCTGACTaatgtgcagcagcagcatggaaatGAAAAACCCTTTCAGTGATCAGACAGCTCTCAGCTCCTAAGAATCTATTTCTGTCACTCTTGGTCTCTGCtgcagtgaaaaggaaaaaaaaaagaaaaaaaagaaaacaggtgtACCAATTATTTTCAGTCTCAAATGCTTTAACAAATTGACagagctgaaaggaggaagctggATTCTGCTGCCATTGCTCGCCAGGGTTACGCTACCACCTCTGTCGCTACTGAAGTGAGAGCTAGGCCAGGCCCTTGCTCAAAGTGAGCACTTTTAAGTGTTGCAGCCAATCCTCAGAAAAGCATGAGCTTTTCAGACAGGTGAGTTGTTATAATCCAAGCCACATATTAGTGAATGTGCAGCTCTGGCCTCTGGAAATCTTCAGGGAGGTGAGACCTAGGTCATTATACATATTATTAGGAGCAGAGAGGCTGTTTCATGTCTGAatgtgatcttttttttcccagggaagTCTAGTAACACCCAAATGGTCAAGGTAGCTGTGAGTAATCTGAAAGAGAAATGTGCTAGAGAAAAGAAGTATGATCAGCTCTCAGTCATGCAGAGAAGTGGATGGATTGAGGAGTCATAATTGGGAAAAGCAAAAATTAAGATGATTGATACATACAAGTTGGTTTTGATCCcttttgtgtgcatgcatgcacacaagcATGCTCACAGTTTTATGTTTGCCTTTACAAATGAAGTGGTCCATAGGAAGAAGAGGTTTCCTCCCCTTATTAAAAGTATGACATTATtaaaaaatgagaatatttttacATTGCTCCCatcttttaaaggaaattaaaaaaaagtatgctcGATATTTTGTAAAAATTAGGATTTATAAACTCTGAAGGCTAATAGGAATACATTCATCTAAATGACAAGTGCAGTAAAGACTGCTGCAGGAAAACCGTGCCCATACTACTAACATCCCAAAGGTGATGCTGACTGCCAGAAACTGGTTTGATATATGTTACTTTTGGAGGAAAACAAGATCTTCCTACcaaaaaataaatgctaaatgCTTATTTATTTGTACGGGTTATTATGCCTGAGAAAAATACAATACTATGTAATGCTCATTACTACAGGATTCTGGCCACTGCCAGCTCCAGGAGAAGTTCTGGATCCCCTCCCTCCGTGCACCCATGGGACTTGCCCCCACAGAGCACTACACAAAAACGGTCACAGTGCAAGGTTTGCAAAGTGTAAGGTTTGCATCGATGACATCTGGTCATGTCAGGAAGCTGTTGCTGCAGGGCAGGGAACGTGCAGCTGGCACAAGCAACAGCTGGCTAAATCACCCATGACAGACTCCCCCAAAATGAGAAGAGTAACTTCCACTGTGCAGTTTAAGACTCCCTGAGCAGCACTGATGGACTAGGAAAGGCAAGGGAAGCATCCTTGGGAAGCTAAGGAAAGTAAAGTTACAGCAGGAGCTGGAAAAGCCCCTAGTGAGGTATCAGCATCGATCCCTTGAACAAAAAAGCTGGGGAATTACAAAATGTGACCAGATCAATGCACCTATGAACCCTTCAGACTTAAAGGAGCTACGTCTGCACTGACCTCTGCCATAGGCCATCCTgggttcctgcactccccaggtGCACAGGCGATGGACTGGGGAGCTGAGCTTAACAAGGAACACATATCACTGCTTCACTTCATGCTCTTGTGTGCGCACCCAGTAAAGCTCATCTGTTAGAGCAGCTGCCTGTCTGGGGTGCTGACTGCCCGCTAACAGGATTTATCTGTGCGAGGAACTAACCGCTAGACAAACCACTCGGACCCATGAAAAAAAGCAGTCTCTGGCATTTCGCAACAGGAGTCATCATGAGACCAGCTTCCTCTTCTTTAATGAACAACCTAGATTTAACATCACAAATGATCAGTCGGCATTTTAGTTCCTCTCCtgcttcctgtttttctcttttttatcccAGAGGCTCCCAGGAGTTCTTCCCCACAGGGAtcacctttatttcttttttctacctTGCATTTGGCCAGTTCCATACCACAGACCTAATTCTTAACAAATTCCACAGCTGTTGAAATAATCGGATTGTTGGCAGTGGTAAAAGAAGTCCCCGTTGCTATTATTTCCATCATTGTGTAGGAGTCATTCATTACTGAAGGCCAAATTAACTAtttggcagaggaaaaaaaaaaaatctaaaaagcagCAAGTCTTTTAACTATACCTCCTGCCAAATTCCTTTATGAATTTCTCCGTAACGTACAATACCATTTCAGgtagaaaacaaatacatttatgTTCTTACCTTCATTTTCTCCCTACTCAAGCTCTTCTCCACTttcttttaaagttctttttttttggtcacatTTCTATTTTTCAGCACTTTCTAGcctctgcctttctttccttcaaGATGTTCTTCATAATCTGTAGCTCTTGTAAGTCCTAGAGTagcagaaataaacaaaaacattctGATGGAACTAAAACATTGCCATATAAATTGTCTCATTTTGTTGACATCTGATCTTTAACCTGTGATCTCCCACATTTCAAAactattttgttgttttattaaGGATTTTGTGTTCTCTGTCCAGAAATAAACATTCCAGATCTTAGACTCTCCCATGAACTGCGAAAAATCGTTGTggttaaagttattttaaaagtaaaagctgTGAAGCAGGTCAGGGACTTCAGAAGGACCAAGATATAGGAAACACCAGAAACAGGTGGCAGGTTGTTTAACACTTCTCAGTGGTAAAAAAAACCTTGAGCTGTGACTGGTTTGCTTTCAGGACTTCTCCGTCTGTAAGATCAGCATTTTACCATACGCTGTTCTGAAAGCCAAGACTTGGTAAGACCTGGGACATGTTGTGAAAGATCCGGTTGTTTTACTGTCACAGTCAGAACAACTACACAACCCAACTGTTCTGCTGCAGCACTTACCCAACCTCCTGTGCCACAGACATTTCATTGTCTCACATTTGAATTTACACTTGTAATTAAATAGACAGTTTCAAGTGGAGTCACCCTAACAGAGCAGTGAGGCAATTTTAGCTACTCTTGCCCCATTTTCTGAGTTCATCTCATGCCACCTCAGCATTCCCGTATGTGCCCCGGGACTGCCTGAGCCCTCCCTGGCTGCTTCCTTGCTGTTTTACATCTCCAAGGAGTTTGGTGTGAAGACTGTTGAGGTCACCTAAACGTACTACTTTTCAAGTATTAGTGAAAATGAACTGGATTAAGCTGATGTTTAATAAACTACTAGCTTTATTTGCatggtaaagggaaaaaaaaaaggtttcctgaGATTGCAAAGTTATCTTTTGCTCTACATTATTGAGAAAGAAAATCAACTGGCGGTTTCAGAATCTAGTCTTCCTTTAAGCAGAGCAGCTGCTGGAAACACCAACTCCTAGGAATATCTGCTCAGATCTGACAATCCTATTGTTGCCCTGAGAAACTCGAACATACCAGAGTGATTCCTAGGAGGAGTGATAAGCTGATACCACACTTACGTGCTGGGGAGCAGCACTGAAGCCACAAGTCTACGCTCCATGAGAGTCTGAACTAAGAGACCCTAAAATTTCTGCAACGATGTTCAGTGCTGCAACTCTGGAAGGACTTTGGTGCTGAGAGTACAGAGAAGAGAATTAAGTTTCTATGTCAGAAACAAGTTTGTGAAGATaatctgtaaaataaaacaaaggtacTCAGATTGAAGTCTGTGAAATGCCAGACGTTGGCAAAAGAGCACTGATAATCAGGATCaggagggatggagagagagGACCATGCAAAGGCTGGGTACTCTTCCCTAAACAGGACAAGGAAAAAAGGATTGGAAACCCCCTacaacaaaaatcaaacaaaatgttGGTTTTGAAATACGGTGCTGTTTTCAAGTTCCATCTGAAGGAATAGTTATATGTCCCTACTGAGTAGACAGCAGAGCCAGACAACAAATGTAAGTGTAAAATATTAaatagttaaaaggaaaaaaatatatttctttatggATCCAGGTATGTCCCAAGTAACCATGAGGTCAAAATTACTCATATAGATTGAAAATCTATTATGTATTTTAGGAAATAACTAAGTGGAATACAGAGGAAAGCTAGGCTGAAGGATATTTTTCCCCAGAGAAATCAAAACCTCAGTTAAAAGAACGTGCCCACTGTCATTATAAgaattactgtttaaaaaaataaccaaaaaaaacccacttgctAAAGGTAAAATTAGATTTGTTCCACAAAATTATCTGTGCGAAtaaaagagcagaggaggaggaggaaatgccaGATTTGCTAAAGGCTTTATTTTAACTCCTGATCTATGGAGGAAAACAGCAAAGAGCTGTGTATGGAGGAGGGCTTGAGGAAGCTGTTATCTAGACAACAGGACAGACTGTCAAAAACAGATTCCTATTTAGAGCAGGAAAATGGGATTCTGACAGCATGGTGCTTGTAAGTGGATATCCAAAATTAAAGGTCAGAGATGACAGAAGTGGACAGCGGTTCACTACTGAGCCATAGCTATTGTGTACTTTTTGCTCCTAAGGTTCCCACATCAGATTCTGCCTAAAGACTTTGAGATGCAAGAATGAAACAGAGgcattacagggaaaaaaagtgaCCCAATTTCACTGTGCAAAGTGTTATCAAAGCAGCCCAACAGAGCCAAATTTGGGACACTACTACAAGGTCTCAAAGGCCAGCAGACAGAttcacttaaaataaaaacagagacaaaaatagagactctgtgtgtgtgtatgtgtgagtgtgaccatatatattttaaataccatCCTACTGTTAGAAATTAAAGGGTAGAAGAATCCATCTTGCTTCCAACCTGGGTCCAGAGCaacatttcttatttaaaaaaaaagaaaaagaaatctttcccaCAATAAGAGCATGCACAGAGTTCAAAATGGCTCTGTGCAGTCCCAGTCCAGACCAGCTCTGGCTGAGAATCAAGTTCTTCCCGGTGCGCTCCGGGTGTCTGCCAGCCACAAGCAGGCACCTGCCAGCACTTCTCACTCAAGAGGATGCCGTGAATTAATTCTCTGCGGTTGGCCTGCTCTTGCTAGCTTGCTTAATGGCGCACTGGCATGATCTTCATTCGGTCAGCTTTAACCTTCACTCTGCCAATCCTTAAACCAAGCTAATCCTGCATGTCTTAGCATGCAGTGCACCCTGGCAAAGATTTGGGAtgggagcctttttttttctttttttttaatgcccatGCAACTTAAATGCGGAGGAAAATTTGGAAGATCAAAGAGAATCAgagcaagatttttttgttgtctcTCCCTTAAAATCTAAGGTATgaaaagcactgaaataaaacaatgatacaggctggtcagccttacTTGCtaggttgttgttgttgcttagCACAATGTTGCTATGTTCACGTTTGCAAAAACGTGAAGATgttcatatatataaaaaaaaaagcccaaaccaatGACCCCATCCCAGCTCTCTCTACTTGAATTAGAATTTGCATAAAAATTGCATATTGATTTTTAACAAttccattttaaacaaatatctTAAAATTTCCCCATAGTGCAGAATCAAACTATATAGACAAATAGGTTTTCATATGATTACATTTGCTCCAAAACTTCACaattacagtttgttttttttaaaaaactatttacTGGTAGGAGCTTTGGTAGCCTAAGTTCCCAAGTGCTGTAGAGTGATACGTGCAAAATCTTAACTTTGGGACAAAAAGATTTGGGAAACTTTGGAATGGGAAAAAGGCTGAGCAAAAAAATTCCTTCTTGATTAACTGAGCAGTTTTGCTACTGGTCCGGACAAGCAAGAGGTGCCTGAGAGCGTTACATAACTGCACCAAAGGCATGAGAAAGCTGCTCAAAAAAGCAGACAGAGACAAACGTGAATGCGTGAGGCATTCAGTGGGATAGTGCCAAGGTGTGCTAGAACAACAGAGCTGGGAGACCGAGGACCTTTCTGATACCATTAGAGGGACTTCAAGTTTGCCACACAGTAACCTAAAAATCTACCTTTGTTTGGTTAGGTCTTCATCGCTAAAtatgtgtttaaaatatatttttttcttaaaaataatctaaaatgaTAAAATGACTTCAGTGGGAAGGGCTAAAGCAATTTTTCAGACAGTCTTTCCTGCTCTTCTACCAGAAGATAGACCTCTTGAAGTTTCTCCTTTGGTAATTCCTGCTTCATTTCCTTTATTTGCAGGCAAGTCAAAAACCTTTCCATCTCTTCTTCCAATTCATCCAGCTGTCCTGCTTCCGCTTGTACACGGACAGCCCAGTCTGATGACAGAAGCTGTTTGAGGTGTGAACAACTTCTCCTTCCCACTCTTTCCCAGTCCTCTTTAATTTTAGGCTAGTGTGAAGAGAGTTCTTGCAGAgcagatttttttggttttgcatgaGAATGAATTAAAGACACTTCTAAAATCACTATTTAACAGCCACTGCCTGACTGGGGTCCTAACCATGCCCAAAGGAACTGGAGTTCAGAAAAAAGACTAAAAGGAGCAGGTGTTTCCTTAGACACTTATATATACAGCTTCTTGCTCACAGCTGTCTGCTATTAACGTAATTTCTAGGGTACACTATAAACCTTGGAGCATCAAGGATCTTCAACAAACTCCCAAGGGGAGTATTGAAGGGACTTTAATTTAGGCAAAAAGACCTAATTTTGAGATGGAACCTGCTAAGTTTATAAACAGAGTTTTACAGCACATTTGCTGTAAATGGATCTGGATATGGAGACACAGGAGACCACTTCCAGTCCTATGTTTCTTAttaaaggcaaaagaaaacagagccaCCTGTTTTACCTTTTCTTATAGCTGTACTAGCAGATCCAACCTCTGGCACTGTCTGGAATTCACTTGGTAAGTCCAAAGTCTTCTTCCCAAACTCCTCCAACCAGGGAGAAGAAACTCTAACTTCTGAAGAAAGCATAAGCTCATTGCAGCATTTAATTGCCtgaaaagaaggaggagaaacagCAATGCCACAACAGGGCCACAGCCACTCTATGCCAAACGAACCTCCAAGTGGCATGTGGAGGGGCCCACCCCAAGAGCAGGACGAATGCGGGCACGCAGAAGGTCGCTGCAGATAACCGTGAAGCCGTGGGACGGGGGGCTGAGGAGCTGGCGTGGCGCCCCAGGCTGTGGGAGCTGGGCACAGCACTGGGATCCCAGCATGGGcgcccggggcaggggcaggactCGTGGGCTGAGCCCGGGGACATACGGTAAGAGGTGGCAGAGAAGGATGGAGACGTTTCTTCCTGCCTGGTGCAATCCAGTGGTCACCATGATGGGGTCAACATAGATACTGCTTCTGACCCCTGAGCAAATGAAGTTGGTGCTCTTGCCTACACAATACCATGTGCTAGGAAAGAAGAGAGGACTCATTGGAAATAGTCTGGACAGTTTTACCTCTGTGACCTTCTGCTGATTCGTATCTCTGAAGTGGTTACAGAAGATTAAAAGGTTGAGGAGTGCTGCTGTGCCACACTGATCTGGTCCAGAAACTTGCATCTGCCCGCAAGCCATGTAAATCTGCATAACAAAACACACACTGCTCATGGGTCACCTTGGGTTTCAGACCTGTGTCTCTATTCTAAAGTACTCTAAAAACTCTATTTTAAATGTTGCTACCTGGCCATAAATGCCACTAATGTTTCAAGGTCATATTATTTAAAGTAAATGAAAGAAACTGGAATAATCCTCTTCTGGGATACCCAGAAGTCCATTTGCTATGTTTGTTAATGAACAGCGTGCTTGAATAAAAGGTTGTTTTCCTTCAGACTTAAATCTTTCCCTATTTGATCAGCTGATTCTTCAGAGAGGTCACGATGCTGAATGTGCATTTTATCACATTGTGCCAAACTGGACAGTGAGCAAGAGGCAGGGGGGCAGAAGGCAAGCTTTTTTTccaccccttttttttcccctctccttttttttttttttttttttttaaagtaccccTCTGCAATAGCAGACAAATTCAGAAACATATAGACAGAAGCAGCTTACAAACTTGATTTTAGGCCTAATAAgcatgttttcaaaatgaaaatgaaatttgaGTTGGTTATGACCATTAGGATGATCATGATTATGATGGACACTTAgagcacagagaagaagctgatCTCTAAAGTTTACCACTTTTTCCTTTTGTGAGATGAGAGAAAAGACACTACCCAGCAATAGCACTCACTCCTGAGGTGAATTCTAGCCCGTGGAGTCAAagggaaatttaaataaaatctctGGGCTTGCAGCCAGAGCTACCCCTAACACACAGTGCAATGCGTCCTGCATGGAGCTATGTGAAGGTGAAGGGCTACGTCTACACTGCTGCGTGCAGAGGGCTGGGAGCAAGCCTGGGCCCGGGGCCAAGCAGCCCCAACTAGATGCCTACACACCTCTGTCCCTTCTGGCGCAAACTCAGCTCACGGAGCGCGAGCTGGAGCAGCCCGCAGCAGAGCCAAGGGGCTGGCTAGCGACTAGGCTGTGCTGGACAGACACCAATGGGATGCCTGTTGAGGGAGAGCATGCACAGTCTTCTCCAGAAACATTAACCAAGAGCTGAACTGGAAAGCTTGAACTCAGAAGGTAGGTTAAAACTCAGTAGGTTAAAATGGTAGATACGGATTCAAAATATGAATTAGGTCTCAGCTGGTGGAAAACCTAACAGCTCTCTTGTGAGACTGAGGCCATGGCTAAGCACAACTTGTGGCTAAGAGAAGTACAACCAACCTCTTTGAGTGCgagtgctcacacacacacgtgtgtatgggcaggggggaggagggggaggaggtgagCATCTCAGTAGTACTACTTCACACCATAAACTGGCACAGGAGAGATGATGGAGTCACCAacagcagctcccagccctggTTCAGGCTGACTCTGTCCCCACTTTCCCAAACTCCGCCAGAAACAGCCCTGccacccctccctccctctgctgcacaaccaGCTTCAAAGGATGGGattacatacaatttttttttaaaaaaatgcagtgcttttAGGGCACTTAAGGTTTGCCTGCTGCTTTGCAAGCTGGCCAGGTATTTTCCTCCTATTTGATCATATTTGGCAACTGGGTAGCCTCAGcggaaaaatgcaggaagctggCAAGGAGAAGGCTGCTGCCAGAAcagggagcagcccctgcagcagcaAGCAGGACAGGCAGGATGAGGAAGCCACCCACCAGCCCACAgccagccaggctggcaggacaCCTCTCCCCATGGTGCAGGTGCCAGTAGGCCAGTGGGGGACCCATACAAAGCAGCAGCCCAGGGGCAAGAGGCCAAGCTATAGCAGTAAGGAGACAACTGTACTTCAGGCCACAGTGCAAAGGGCAGGcaggtttcctaaggaaatttatttatttaagtgtcCTTTATTTTTGATTaactgaagcagcactgagaagaacTACTGACAAGACAGATGTGTCCTCTGCTGTTGCAGAGGAGAAAAAGGGGACGATCTCATAGGGAAATGGTCCCTTGAGAGCCAGCTGGCCACTGACAGACCAAGCCTAATGCATGGCAAGGATGTCAGAAAAGCATATTAGCACTCACTCAGGCTTTTTGTGGGATCTGAGCTGATTCTGACAAACTCATTTAGCTTCTGTCCCTTTGGACAAAGCTTCAGGTGCGGGGCAAAGCCCCCTTCACCAGAATATACTCCTTCTCGTATTTGCAACCTTGACAAAGCTCTTCTAAGGGGAGTAATAAAACCAGTTAATGACAAGCCTGAACATCATGCCTTTTCACCCTCTTTAGAGTCCCATTTCACACAGCAAAGACCATTTTCTCCACAGCGCTTGCTTATACAAGTCACCACTGGttgcatgcagcagctctgcagcacagcagaatgCAAGAAGATGCTCCCATTCCCAGCGGGACGTTGGGCTAGGTGGCCCCCAACCATCCCTTGCAACCAGCATCTCTATGTTCAGGAATTCAAGCTGTCCAGGATTAAGCTACTGTAGCTTTCAGCTTCTGTGCTACTCTGCACAACCCCCAGCCAACATGGGTACAATCCTTCCTCACTCAGCATCTCCTAtctttcagagcagcagctgaatatttcctttaaaatctaTTATGCAGGGTCATTTCCCAAAGGAGTTGATTGCTGTTCTGGAAGAACATGAGCGGTTGGGAGTATACAAAAAGAGTCATCTGTTAAAGTGCAGCAGTCAAACAGCACTGTTTCCCAAGCTTATAATGTTTGTGGAGGCATACTTAAATCTTAAAAGCATTCCCCAAGAAGTTAAATCTTAAGCACAGTGCTACACACTGAAAGCCGGAGCACTGACTGCTGTCAGAATGTCTTAGGAAAAGCCCCATATTTTAAGTCAGTGCAATTTAACCTAAACATGAAACTCTCAATTATATTACTATTATGAGGGTTACAGAATAGTTAGAACTAACTACAATCTGGATATCATATACAGTTAATACAATTTAATTACACACTAATTCCTTGAAATACATTCTTACcttaaaaacatttgaaattcTTTGAATACATGCAAAATGTGGGCCAGGGGAACAACTATAACCATTTAAGCTAAAATAAAATCCAGGAAACAATTACTGAAATGATACCTTTGTCAGTTTAATCATAAATCTGAGAAAGTGATACAAATAGTTATGCTCCTAGTGTTGCACTGTATCCACTATTTCTCATACagaacatttttgcttttaagtGTACTCTAGAGTAACTTTCAACTATTAGATGAAACCTTAACACGTGCTTAGAGACTCGAACTGTAGCtcttgaaagaaaaagagcttCTAGCTATATGAAGCTTTGTCTTGTCTCAGTATTCATTATTAGAACAAGTTTGTACAGAGAAAGTTACTTGTTTACTGAAATCTTTGTAAACTCAATTACACATTTGCAGTCTCATTGAAGGCAACCTGCAGGAGCCACAAAAGTGTAAATAAGCACAGCAAGCAATTTAAACTCTTGcagtttcaaacaaacaaaaaccacccaaCCCAACTCCCCTCCCaagccccccccccaccttcacTCAGCTTCTTGTCCGAGTTTGCAGGGCTCACAAAAAGCTTCCCCcacctttgctttttcttttaaaagaagtcttTAACACAACTAGGAGTACCACAGTACGTGGAGTCACCACAGCATTTTTAGTGAACTAAATGGACAACCAGATCTCCCATAACAATGAAAATCTACAAACAGCTCAAATGCAGCAGGTGGGTATAACATCTGGCTACTCAGAAAGCTATACTGCCcatatgaaaaacagaaattaaaattgcACTTGTAAATACGCAGGAtcattcctttggaaaaaaaatagtgttgttGGGCAGTAGGAAATGTTTCCTTGATCTAGTAGCATTTTCCTTGAGAATTAAATTATTTAGGATAAGGGCTTAATCTGTGAAATATGTTAAGAGAATTGGTGTATAAATGAATAATACTTACTATTCTTTCCATGCTGTCAGGTTGGGAATGTCATTTCACAATGATGTcaagtttgttttttcctctctgccctATGGCGTGATAAAGCAGTGAGGAAACACCTCCTCCCCTCTATTTTGTTTAAATGTTGAAGTTCTCAGTGGGGCCTTTTTCATACAGTACACTTACCTGCCCATAAGCACAAACACAAGTTTCTCTGCATATCAGAAAGCTGCTTTTAAGCATGGGAATGTTCAGACCTTGAATCCAGACTAGTAGCCAGCATGATATACAGTCTTTTTCAG from Apteryx mantelli isolate bAptMan1 chromosome 1, bAptMan1.hap1, whole genome shotgun sequence includes:
- the C1HXorf38 gene encoding uncharacterized protein CXorf38 homolog, with protein sequence MQVSGPDQCGTAALLNLLIFCNHFRDTNQQKVTEAIKCCNELMLSSEVRVSSPWLEEFGKKTLDLPSEFQTVPEVGSASTAIRKGKTGGSVFFCLYWAVRVQAEAGQLDELEEEMERFLTCLQIKEMKQELPKEKLQEVYLLVEEQERLSEKLL